CTGCACGAGGTGGAGGTGGTCGCCGTCGGCGAGCCACTCGACGTCCACCGGCGAGCCGAACGTGTAGTCGGGCGAGAAGTGGCCCTGCAGCAGGCGGCCGGCGATCGCGAGCCGCTGCAGCTGGTCGTGGGCCCGCGAGTCGAGGTCCGCCGTCGCGTCGCCGAGCGACACCGTGCGGCCGCCGCCCTCGACCGTCGAGTACAGGTACTGCATGGGCAGGGCCGAACCGTCGACGACGTCGGTCACGCGCGGCGACACGTTGACGTACACCGTGCGGAAGTCCGCGCGGTTCATCGGGTTCGTCGTCACCAGCACGCCGCCGAAGTCGGCCGTGACCTGCTCCTGGATCACCACGCCCATGTAGCACTCGTCGAGGGAGATCCCCGCCTGCCGCCGCAGCCGGACGCTGCGCACCGACACCAGCGAAGCCCAGACTTCCTTGACGCTGGCGAAGATCCGCTCGGCCGTGGTGACGTGGTTGAGCGACTCGTAGATCCCGGCGGCCGAGAACCCGGCCAGGTCTTCGGCGTTCGACGAGCTGCGCACGACGAACGTCCGCACGCCGGCCAGCTGCGACACCAGCGCGGAGTCGATCTCCCCGGCCAGCGCACCCGGCATCCGGGCCGACCGGATCAGGCCCTGCAGCTCGACGCACAGCGGCTCGATCTCCCGCGCGTCCAACTCCAAGGCCATCTTCAGCTTGCCGATGGCCTGCTGGATCCGCGGTGACGACTCCAGGAACCGCCGCTGCAGCGAGAACGGCAGTGCGATGCCGCGCGGCACGCGGACGTGGTCGTCGAGCAGCCGGCGGGCCGCGGCGGCCAGGTCGGGAACCGAGGCCCCGGCGGGGACGTCCAGCAGCCGGGCCAGGTACGGCAGCAGGTTCTCCCGCGGCGGCCGCGGCACCTGGTAGAAGCCGAGCAGGCGCTGCGAACCGTGCGCCAGCACGTGGTGCAGCTCGCCGAGGTTCGCCGCCTTGGTGCCGTAGCGGTAGCGGTCGGCCGCGCGCAGCCGGGCGAGGTTCACGATCGGGCTGCGCTCGGACTCCGGCTCCTCCAGCGTGACGCGCTGGGCGTACCAGCTCGGCGGCGCCGCCGTGGCCGGCTCGGCGATCTCCCGCAGCGAGAGCGCTTGAGCGTCCACTGTGTACTCGACCCACTTGCCGTCGAGCTCGCGGCGCTCGACGTCGGCCAGCGCGCCGACCTGGACGGCGTTCGGGATCTGCCAGCCGGTGGCCAGGACGTTGGTGTGCGACAACGGCGTCGTGTGCCGGGCGTTGACGATGCCGGACAGCCGCGGGATGTCTTCGGGCACGCGGTCCATCACGATGATGTCCGACCAGTCCAGCGTCGCGGCCCGGTACTCGGCCTCGGTGCGGAACGCGCGCAGCCGCCCGGTGGCCGTGCCGGGGTTCAGCGCGACGAACGGCGCCGTCGAGAACAGCTCGTGCGCGAACACCCGGGGCAGTTCGCTCGGCGGGATCTCCCGGACGATCCGTTCCTGCAGCTGGTTGGCCGGCTTGAACACCAGCGGCAGCGCGGGGTCGACGTACCGGGCGACGAAGGCGTGGAACTCGCGGATCAGCTCGGCCGGCATCGTGTCGACCTCGACCGTCTCCAGCGAAAGCATCTGCGGGTGCCGGGCGAGGATGCCGAGCAGGAACCGGCGGTCCGGCGCGTGGTAGAAGTCCTGGTTGTAGGAGTCGATGTCCGCGCGCACCCGTTCTTCGGGGACGCCGAGGATCTCTTCCCCGATATAGATCGCGTGAAAGGAATGGCGCGCGTCGTTCAGGAAGTGGATGACCTCGTTTTCGCGGTCCACCACGACCTTGACGAAGGAATAGCCGCCGAGGGTGCCGCCCAGCTGGTGGAGGGCGGACAGGGAAAGCCGTTCGCCGATGAGGGCGGCGACGTTCTCGGGGGCAGGACTGGGCGCGACCACATCGGTCAGGGACAACGGATCTCCTCGCTCGAAACAGCGAGGAGGAACGATAACAGGGGGTGAATCACCGACCGTGGCGCAAATGCCCCGCTCACTGGCACAAATGGGCCAACGCATGACCGCCGCCACACCCGTTAGGAGCACCGTTCCAGCGCTTGGGAACGGTGCTCCCGGAATCCGGACGCCGATTCCGCCGTTCGGGTCCGTAATTCCGTGGGGTGATCTCGGCTACAGCTTCGCGGCTTCGGCGGCCAGTTTCTCGATCGTCGCGAAATCGAGCGAGGACGTCAGCCACGAGCCGCCGATGCAGCCGACGTTCGCCAGCGCCAGGTAAGAAGGCGCCGACGGCACCGTGATGCCGCCCGTCGGGCAGAATTTCAGGGACGGCAACGGGCCCGCGATCGACTTCAGGAACGCGACCCCGCCGGACGCCTCCGCCGGGAAGAACTTCAGCGCCGTCAGCCCGCGTTCGGCCAGCCGCATCGCCTCCGACACGGTGCTCGCGCCGGGCAGGAACGGCAGCCCGGTCTCGAAGCACGCGTCGACGACCGCGTCGGTGCAGCCCGGCGTCACGAGGAACTTCGCCCCCGCGTCCGCCGCCTGCTTCGCGTGGTCCGCCGCGGTGACGGTGCCGGCGCCGACGACGATGTCCGGCACCTCGCTGGCGACGCGTTCGATCGCCGACAACGCGGCCGCAGTGCGCAGGGTCAGCTCGATGACCCCGATCCCGCCGGCGAGCAGGGCCCGGGCGACCGGCACCGCGTCTTCGGCGTCGTCGATCACCACGACGGGCATCACGGGGGACAGCTCGAGCAGGTCCTGACCGGTGGTCACTGACCGACCTCCTGGATTGTGAAAGCGGGCGTTCCGAAGTGCTCCGGCGTCAAGCCGCCGAACACGGAAGCGCCCTGGTCAGCGGGGCCGACGGCACGGCGCAACGCGGCGAACAGCTCTCGGCCGGTGCCGGTCCAGGATGCTTCGGACGGCGGTCCGTCCACAAGCTCACGGCGGGCGAGTTCTTCGTCACCGACCAGCACGTCGAGCGAGCCCGAAGACGCGTCGAGCCGGATGACGTCGCCGTCCGCGACGCGGGCGATCGGGCCGCCCACCGCGGCTTCCGGCGTCACCTGGATGGCGGCCGGGATCTTGCCCGACGCGCCCGACATCCGGCCGTCGGTGAGCAACGCCACCGCGTGCCCGCGGTCCATCAGCACGCCCAGCGCCGGGGTGAGGCCGTGCAGCTCCGGCATGCCGTTGGCCTGCGGGCCCTGCTGCCGGATCACCACGACGACGTCGCGGTCGAGCTCGCCGGCCTGGAACGCGGCCGTGAACGCCTCCTGGGTGGTGAACACCCGCGCCGGCGCCTGGACGACCCGGTGCTCGGGCGCCACCGCGGACACCTTGACCACCGCGCGGCCGAGGTTGCCCTCGACCATCCGCAGCCCGCCGTCCGCGGCGAAGGGGCGCCACGCCGGGCGCAGCACCTCTTCGTCGAGGCTGCGGGTGGGCACGTCGCGCCAGACGAGCTCGCCGTCGGACAGGATCGGCTCGGCCCGGTAGCGGTGCAGCCCGAACCCGGCCACCGTGTGGACGTCTTCGTGCAGGAATCCGGCGTCGAGCAGCGTGCCGACCAGGAACTGGAGGCCGCCGGCGGCGTGGAAGTGGTTGATGTCGGCGCTGCCGTTCGGGTAGACCCGCGCCAGCAGCGGCACGACGGCCGAGAGGTCGGAGAAGTCGTCCCACGTCAGCTGAATGCCCGCGGCCGCGGCGATCGCGACCAGGTGCATCGTGTGGTTGGTCGACCCGCCCGTGGCGAGCAGCGCGATGACGCCGTTGACGAACGCCTTCTCGTCGAGGATCCGCGAGACCGGCGTGTACTCCTCGCCGCGCGAGATCGCGACGACCCGGCGCCCGGCTTCCTCGGTCAGCGCCTGACGCAACGCCGAACCGGGCTGGACGAAGCTGGCGCCCGGCAGGTGCAGGCCCATCACCTCGACGACCATCTGGTTGGAGTTGGCCGTGCCGTAGAAGGTGCAGGTGCCGGCCGAGTGGTACGACGCCGCTTCGGCGTCGAGCAGGTCTTCGCGCGTCGCGAGGCCCTCGGCGTACAGCTGCCGGACGCGCGCCTTCTCCTTGTTCGGCAGCCCGGAGTTCATCGGCCCGGCCGGGACCAGCACGGCCGGCAGGTGCCCGAACGACAGAGCACCGATCAGCAGGCCGGGCACGATCTTGTCGCAGACGCCCAGCAGCAGGGCCGCGTCGAACATGTCGTGCGAGAGCGCGATCGCCGTCGACATCGCGATGACCTCGCGGCTGAACAGGGACAGCTCCATGCCCGCGCGGCCCTGGGTGATGCCGTCGCACATGGCCGGGACGCCGCCGGCGAACTGGGCGACACCCCCGGCGGAGCGCACGGACTTCTTCAGCCAGGCCGGGTACTCCTGCATCGGCTGGTGAGCCGAGAGCAGGTCGTTGTAGGACGAGACGATCGCGACGCCGGGAGCGCGCGCGGCTCGCAGCGCCTCCTTGTCGACGCCGTCCATGGCCGCGAAGCCGTGGGCGAGGTTGCTGCACGCGAGGCCGCGGCGGACCGGGCCTTCGGCGTGCGCGGCGGCCATGCGGTCGAGGTACGCGGTGCGCGTCGCGGCACTGCGCGCGGTGATGCGGGCGGTGACTTCGGCGACGGTCGGGTGCAGCGGGGTGGGAGTGGGGCTCATGTCCGGCTCCGGATCACTGGTGTGTGGTGGTCCGCGGGACGGCAGCGCTGACGCCTCAGGGTCGTGACACTGGCCACACTACCTCGGGAAAACGCCGAATCAAAATCGATTCAGAAGATCGACCCGCGTGACCCCGATCACCCTCGGAACCGTTAGTGTGCTAGTTGTCACACTGCACGACGCGTGGCACAGCCGTAGCCGGTTCCCTGCCAGCCCCACCACACGGGAGGCATGATGTCCACCTCCGAGATCGCCGAGCTGCGGCGAACCATCGGCCAGCTCCGGCAGTGCGTCGGCGCACTGCGCTCTCGTTACGGCGACGCTTCGGCGGTCCGCCGGCTCGCCAACGACGTGGAGCGCCTCGACATCGACACCGCGGACCTCGACGGCACGCCGCTGGCGGTGCCGGCGCAGGCGAAGGCCGCCGAGCGCGTCCCGGTGCCCGACACCCCCTACGACCCGGCGCTCTGGCACGGCGCCGATGACGAAGGCGTCGGCGGCTACAAGCGCGACCAGCGGTGAGCGCTCCGGCTGACAACGGCGTCGGCACCGGCGTCCGGTCCCCGAAGCGGGCCCGGATCGCCGAGCGCACCCTCCGCACGGACCGGTGGTGGCTCCAGCCGCTGCTGACCGTGCTCGGACTGTCGGCGTTCATCATCTACGCGACGGTCCGGTCGTTCGTGCGCACCGCGTACTGGGTGCCCGACTACCACTACCTGACGCCGTTCTACTCTCCCTGCCTGTCCACGTCGTGCGTCGAGGGCTCGAGCCACTTCGGCCACTGGTTCGGCGACCTGCCGGGGTTCATCCCGCTCGGCTTCGTCGTGCTGCCGTTCCTGCTCGGGTTCCGCCTGACCTGTTACTACTACCGCAAGGCCTACTACCGGGCGGTGTGGTTCTCCCCGCCCGCGTGCGCCGTCGCGGAACCGAAGGCGAAGTACACCGGCGAGACGCGCCTGCCGCTGATCATCCAGAACGTCCACCGCTACTTCTTCTACGTCGCGCTGGTCGTTTCGCTGATCAACACCTACGACGCGATCACCGCGTTCCACGGGAAGACCGGCGGCTTCGGCTTCGGGCTGGGCAACATCGTCCTGCTCGCCAACGTCATCCTGCTCTGGGCCTACACGCTTTCCTGCCACTCGTGCCGGCACGTCACCGGGGGCAGGCTGAAGCACTTCTCCAAGCACCCGGTGCGGTACTGGATCTGGACCCAGGTGACGAAGCTCAACACCCGCCACATGGCGCTGGCCTGGACGACGCTCGGCACGCTGGTGCTGACCGACTTCTACGTCATGCTCGTGGCCAGCGGGGCGATCTCGGACCTGAGATTCGTGAACTAGCCTCCGCCCTTCCCGACAACGACGTCCCCATTTCCGAGGTGGAATTCCTACATGACCGAGGTCGAACGGCACAGCTACGACGTGGTGGTGATCGGTGCCGGTGGCGCCGGTCTGCGCGCGGTGATCGAGGCCAGGGAACGTGGCTTCCGCGTAGCGGTCGTGTGCAAGTCCCTGTTCGGCAAGGCGCACACCGTGATGGCCGAGGGCGGCTGCGCGGCGTCGATGGGCAACGCCAACTCGAACGACAACTGGCAGGTCCACTTCCGCGACACCATGCGCGGCGGCAAGTTCCTCAACAACTGGCGGATGGCCGAGCTGCACGCCAAGGAGGCGCCCGACCGCGTCTGGGAGCTGGAGACCTACGGCGCGCTGTTCGACCGCACCGCCGACGGCCGGATCAGCCAGCGCAACTTCGGCGGGCACACCTACCCGCGGCTGGCCCACGTCGGTGACCGCACCGGCCTCGAGCTGATCCGCACGATGCAGCAGAAGATCGTTTCGCTGCAGCAGGAGGACTTCGCCGAGACCGGGGACTACGAAGCCAAGATCAAGGTCTTCGCCGAGTGCACGATCACCGAGCTGCTCACCACCGACGGCGCCATCGCCGGCGCGTTCGGCTACTGGCGCGAGAGCGGCCGGTTCATCCTGTTCGACGCGCCCGCGGTCGTGCTCGCGACCGGGGGCATCGGCAAGTCGTTCAAGGTGACGTCGAACTCGTGGGAGTACACCGGGGACGGCCACGCGCTGGCCATGCGGGCCGGCGCGAACCTGATCAACATGGAGTTCGTCCAGTTCCACCCGACCGGGATGGTCTGGCCGCCGAGCGTCAAGGGCATCCTCGTCACCGAGGGTGTGCGCGGCGACGGCGGCGTGCTCAAGAACTCCGAGGGCAAGCGGTTCATGTTCGAGTACGTGCCCGAGGTCTTCAAGGGCCAGTACGCCGAAAGCGAAGAGGAAGCCGACCGCTGGTACGCCGACGCGGACAACAACCGGCGCACGCCGGACCTGCTGCCGCGCGACGAGGTGGCCCGCGCGATCAACTCCGAGGTCAAGGAGGGGCGCGGCTCCCCGCACGGCGGCGTCTTCCTCGACATCGCCAGCCGGCTGCCGACCGAGGAGATCAAGAAGCGGCTGCCGTCGATGTACCACCAGTTCAAGGAGCTGGCGGACGTCGACATCACGGCGGAGCCGATGGAGGTCGGCCCGACCTGCCACTACGTCATGGGCGGCATCGAGGTCGACCCGGACACGGCGGCGGCGAGCGTGCCCGGCCTGTTCGCGGCCGGCGAGTGCTCGGGCGGCATGCACGGGTCCAACCGGCTCGGCGGCAACTCGCTGTCCGACCTGCTGGTGTTCGGCCGCCGCGCGGGGCTCGGCGCCGCCGAGTACGTCAGTGGCCTGGCCGACCGGCCCGCGGTCGCGCAGTCCGATGTGGACGCGGCGGCGAAGATGGCGCTCGCGCCGTTCGACCCGCCCGAGGGCACCACGGCCGAGAACCCGTACACCCTCCACACCGAGCTGCAGCAGTCGATGAACGACCTCGTCGGCATCATCCGCAAGGCCGGCGAAATCGAGCAGGCGCTGGTCAAGCTGTCCGAGCTGCGGGAGCGGATCCTGCGCGTCACCGTGGAGGGGCACCGGCAGTTCAACCCCGGCTGGCACCTCGCGATCGACCTGCGCAACATGCTGATGGTCAGCGAGTGCGTCGCGAAGGCCGCGTTGACGCGCACCGAGAGCCGCGGCGGCCACACGCGCGACGACTTCCCGGGCATGGACGCCGAGTGGCGGCACAAGCTGCTGGTGTGCTCGGCGTCGGAGGGGGACAACCCCGTCGTCCCGAACGTCGACGTCGTGGTGAAGGAGCAGGTGCCGCTGCGGCAGGACCTGCTGGAGCTGTTCGAGTTCGGCGAGCTCGGGAAGTACTACACCGACCACGAGCTCGAGGCGCACCCCGGGAGCAAGGCATGAGCGAGCTTGCGAGTGAATCATTCAACACAGCGTTTCCGGCTCAGGCGGCACCGAGCGCTGGCGAGGTGTGCGCATGAGTTACAAGGCGAGTTTCCGCGTCTGGCGCGGCGACGACACGGGCGGCGAGCTGCAGGACTTCACGGTGGAGGTGAACGAGGGCGAGGTCGTCCTCGACATCATCCACCGGCTGCAGGCCACCCAGGCGTCGGACCTCGCGGTGCGCTGGAACTGCAAGGCGGGCAAGTGCGGCTCGTGCTCGGCGGAGATCAACGGCAAGCCGCGGCTGCTGTGCATGACGCGGATGTCGACGTTCACCGAGGAAGAGGTGATCACGGTGACGCCGATGCGGACGTTCCCGGTGATCCGCGACCTGGTGACCGACGTGTCCTTCAACTACACGAAGGCGCGGGAGATCCCGTCGTTCACCCCGCCCGCGGACTTGAAGCCCGGTGAGTACCGGATGCAGCAGGTGGACGTCGAGCGGTCGCAGGAGTTCCGGAAGTGCATCGAGTGCTTCCTGTGCCAGAACACCTGCCACGTGGTCCGCGACCACGAGGAGAACAAGGAAGCCTTCGCGGGGCCGCGGTACCTGATGCGCATCGCCGAGCTGGAGATGCACCCGCTCGACGTCGCGGACCGGCGTGACGCGGCGCAGGAGGAGCACGGCCTCGGCTACTGCAACATCACCAAGTGCTGCAGCGAGGTGTGCCCGGAAGGCATCCACATCACCGACAACGCGCTCATCCCGATGAAGGAGCGCGTCGCCGACCGCAAGTACGACCCGATCGTGTGGCTGGGCAACAAGCTCTTCCGCCGGGACAAGTGACGGGTTTTCTTCAGACGCTCGCGAACCGCGCTAGAGGCGGTTCGCGAGCGTCTTTCCTCAGCTACTGCAAGGAACTCGCGTGACGCTGCTCGCCGGGGCGCGCGTGTTCGATCCCGAAACCGGTGAGACGACTCGTGCCGACGTCCGGCTCGACGGCGAACGGATCGCCGAAGTCGGGCCCGGTCTCGACGGCGACCAGCGTGTCGACTGTTCCGGCGGCCTGCTGATCCCCGGGCTCATCGACTGCCACGTGCACGTCGCGTTCCGGCGGCCCGAGCCGTTGCCGCGCAGCGCCCGGATTCTCGAGGCCGTGCCGGTGTTGCGGGGGTTGCTGGCGCGGGGGATCACGACCGTGCGGGACGCGTGGGGCGCCGACGCCGGGTTCAAGCACGCGCTGGCCCAGGGGTGGATTTCCGGGCCGGACCTGCTGGTCAGCCTGCGCCAGCTGGGGCCGACCGGTGGGCTCGGCGACACGTGGGACCCGGCCGCGGGCGCCGTCGACAACTACGGCGACCCGTCGCTGCCGGACCCGCTGTTCGACGGGCCGGACGCCGCCCGCGCGGCCGTCCGCCGGATGGTGCGCGCGGGCGCCGACTGGATCAAGGTCGGCGCGAGTGGCTCGATGCGGGCGGTCCGCGCGGGCGTGGACGTCCGCCCGACCGATGCCGAGCTTGCCGCCGTGGTCGACGAGGCCGGCCGCTGCGGCCGCGATGTCCTGGCCCACGCGCACACGTCGGCGGCGGTGGTGTCGGCGGCCCGCGCCGGCGCGCGCAGCATCGAGCACGGCACGTTCCTCGAGGACGACGCCGTCGCGGCCCTCGCGAACGCCTGGTACGTGCCGACGCTCTCGCCGATGAGCGACACCGAGTTCGCCGGCACGCACCGGCGTTCGCTGCGCCTCGCGGTGGAGGCGGGCGTCCGGATCGCCGCCGGGTCCGACCTCGCCCCGCGTCCCCATGTCGACTTGACGACCGAGCTGCGCCTGCTGGCCGCGGTCCTCGGTGACGCGGCGGCCCTGAAGGCAGCCACGTCCGAGGCCGCCCGCCTGCTCCGGCTCGACGGCGACCGGGGTCGCATCGAGTCGGGCCTGCGCGCGGACCTCGTGCTGCTCGACGGCACAGACCTGGACGTGACGGATCTGCCCGGCCGGGTCCGGGCCGTCTGGCACGATGGCGAACGGGCCGGTGCGCTCACTTCGCCATGAGATCGAACTCCTCGGCCAGCCGGACCAGGAACTCCCGCGACTCTCGTTCGGGCAGGGCGACTTGTTCCAGACGCGTGCGCAGGACGTAGAACGCTTCGACAGCCATGCGTTCGTCGATGAACAACCCGGCGGCGAAGGTCTCTTCGTAGGCCACCGGCGGGTGTTCGGCGAACTCGAGGATCGTGAACCGGCTGCCGACCAGGTGGTACGGCGGCGCGGACGCGGGGACGACCCGGATCGTGCAGTGCGGAAGGTTGGTGGCCAGCACCAGGTACTGCAGCTGTTCGTGCATCAGCGCGGGGTCGCGCAGGATCGATCGCAAGGTGTGCTCGTAGACGAAGTAGAGGCACTGCGGTGGGTTCCGGCGCTGCAGCAGCTGTTGCCGATCGATCCTGGCCTGCATGAGCAGCTTCAGCCGGTCCGTGGTGTACCGCCCGGACATTTCGTAGACGGTGCGGACGTAGTCTTCGGTCTGGAGCATGCCGGGCAGGGCCAGCGGGCTGTTGGAGATCACTGCGGTCGCCAGGTTTTCCTGGATGATGAGGGACTTCGCCGGGTCGACGAGCGGGTCGAAGTACGGCCGCACCCAGTACAGCTCGCTCGGCGGCCGGGTCAGGTGCAGCAGCCGCTCGCGTTCCGCGGCCTCGGTTCCGCAGTGCGCGAGGTAGATC
The window above is part of the Amycolatopsis camponoti genome. Proteins encoded here:
- a CDS encoding amidohydrolase family protein — protein: MTLLAGARVFDPETGETTRADVRLDGERIAEVGPGLDGDQRVDCSGGLLIPGLIDCHVHVAFRRPEPLPRSARILEAVPVLRGLLARGITTVRDAWGADAGFKHALAQGWISGPDLLVSLRQLGPTGGLGDTWDPAAGAVDNYGDPSLPDPLFDGPDAARAAVRRMVRAGADWIKVGASGSMRAVRAGVDVRPTDAELAAVVDEAGRCGRDVLAHAHTSAAVVSAARAGARSIEHGTFLEDDAVAALANAWYVPTLSPMSDTEFAGTHRRSLRLAVEAGVRIAAGSDLAPRPHVDLTTELRLLAAVLGDAAALKAATSEAARLLRLDGDRGRIESGLRADLVLLDGTDLDVTDLPGRVRAVWHDGERAGALTSP
- a CDS encoding helix-turn-helix domain-containing protein, with the protein product MTEKSTVRTREMGVELKSQREAKQMSLREVARRAHWSASKVSGWENGRRISPIDAAIYLAHCGTEAAERERLLHLTRPPSELYWVRPYFDPLVDPAKSLIIQENLATAVISNSPLALPGMLQTEDYVRTVYEMSGRYTTDRLKLLMQARIDRQQLLQRRNPPQCLYFVYEHTLRSILRDPALMHEQLQYLVLATNLPHCTIRVVPASAPPYHLVGSRFTILEFAEHPPVAYEETFAAGLFIDERMAVEAFYVLRTRLEQVALPERESREFLVRLAEEFDLMAK
- the eda gene encoding bifunctional 4-hydroxy-2-oxoglutarate aldolase/2-dehydro-3-deoxy-phosphogluconate aldolase, which produces MTTGQDLLELSPVMPVVVIDDAEDAVPVARALLAGGIGVIELTLRTAAALSAIERVASEVPDIVVGAGTVTAADHAKQAADAGAKFLVTPGCTDAVVDACFETGLPFLPGASTVSEAMRLAERGLTALKFFPAEASGGVAFLKSIAGPLPSLKFCPTGGITVPSAPSYLALANVGCIGGSWLTSSLDFATIEKLAAEAAKL
- the edd gene encoding phosphogluconate dehydratase — translated: MSPTPTPLHPTVAEVTARITARSAATRTAYLDRMAAAHAEGPVRRGLACSNLAHGFAAMDGVDKEALRAARAPGVAIVSSYNDLLSAHQPMQEYPAWLKKSVRSAGGVAQFAGGVPAMCDGITQGRAGMELSLFSREVIAMSTAIALSHDMFDAALLLGVCDKIVPGLLIGALSFGHLPAVLVPAGPMNSGLPNKEKARVRQLYAEGLATREDLLDAEAASYHSAGTCTFYGTANSNQMVVEVMGLHLPGASFVQPGSALRQALTEEAGRRVVAISRGEEYTPVSRILDEKAFVNGVIALLATGGSTNHTMHLVAIAAAAGIQLTWDDFSDLSAVVPLLARVYPNGSADINHFHAAGGLQFLVGTLLDAGFLHEDVHTVAGFGLHRYRAEPILSDGELVWRDVPTRSLDEEVLRPAWRPFAADGGLRMVEGNLGRAVVKVSAVAPEHRVVQAPARVFTTQEAFTAAFQAGELDRDVVVVIRQQGPQANGMPELHGLTPALGVLMDRGHAVALLTDGRMSGASGKIPAAIQVTPEAAVGGPIARVADGDVIRLDASSGSLDVLVGDEELARRELVDGPPSEASWTGTGRELFAALRRAVGPADQGASVFGGLTPEHFGTPAFTIQEVGQ
- a CDS encoding succinate dehydrogenase/fumarate reductase iron-sulfur subunit translates to MSYKASFRVWRGDDTGGELQDFTVEVNEGEVVLDIIHRLQATQASDLAVRWNCKAGKCGSCSAEINGKPRLLCMTRMSTFTEEEVITVTPMRTFPVIRDLVTDVSFNYTKAREIPSFTPPADLKPGEYRMQQVDVERSQEFRKCIECFLCQNTCHVVRDHEENKEAFAGPRYLMRIAELEMHPLDVADRRDAAQEEHGLGYCNITKCCSEVCPEGIHITDNALIPMKERVADRKYDPIVWLGNKLFRRDK
- a CDS encoding fumarate reductase/succinate dehydrogenase flavoprotein subunit codes for the protein MTEVERHSYDVVVIGAGGAGLRAVIEARERGFRVAVVCKSLFGKAHTVMAEGGCAASMGNANSNDNWQVHFRDTMRGGKFLNNWRMAELHAKEAPDRVWELETYGALFDRTADGRISQRNFGGHTYPRLAHVGDRTGLELIRTMQQKIVSLQQEDFAETGDYEAKIKVFAECTITELLTTDGAIAGAFGYWRESGRFILFDAPAVVLATGGIGKSFKVTSNSWEYTGDGHALAMRAGANLINMEFVQFHPTGMVWPPSVKGILVTEGVRGDGGVLKNSEGKRFMFEYVPEVFKGQYAESEEEADRWYADADNNRRTPDLLPRDEVARAINSEVKEGRGSPHGGVFLDIASRLPTEEIKKRLPSMYHQFKELADVDITAEPMEVGPTCHYVMGGIEVDPDTAAASVPGLFAAGECSGGMHGSNRLGGNSLSDLLVFGRRAGLGAAEYVSGLADRPAVAQSDVDAAAKMALAPFDPPEGTTAENPYTLHTELQQSMNDLVGIIRKAGEIEQALVKLSELRERILRVTVEGHRQFNPGWHLAIDLRNMLMVSECVAKAALTRTESRGGHTRDDFPGMDAEWRHKLLVCSASEGDNPVVPNVDVVVKEQVPLRQDLLELFEFGELGKYYTDHELEAHPGSKA
- a CDS encoding PEP/pyruvate-binding domain-containing protein; protein product: MSLTDVVAPSPAPENVAALIGERLSLSALHQLGGTLGGYSFVKVVVDRENEVIHFLNDARHSFHAIYIGEEILGVPEERVRADIDSYNQDFYHAPDRRFLLGILARHPQMLSLETVEVDTMPAELIREFHAFVARYVDPALPLVFKPANQLQERIVREIPPSELPRVFAHELFSTAPFVALNPGTATGRLRAFRTEAEYRAATLDWSDIIVMDRVPEDIPRLSGIVNARHTTPLSHTNVLATGWQIPNAVQVGALADVERRELDGKWVEYTVDAQALSLREIAEPATAAPPSWYAQRVTLEEPESERSPIVNLARLRAADRYRYGTKAANLGELHHVLAHGSQRLLGFYQVPRPPRENLLPYLARLLDVPAGASVPDLAAAARRLLDDHVRVPRGIALPFSLQRRFLESSPRIQQAIGKLKMALELDAREIEPLCVELQGLIRSARMPGALAGEIDSALVSQLAGVRTFVVRSSSNAEDLAGFSAAGIYESLNHVTTAERIFASVKEVWASLVSVRSVRLRRQAGISLDECYMGVVIQEQVTADFGGVLVTTNPMNRADFRTVYVNVSPRVTDVVDGSALPMQYLYSTVEGGGRTVSLGDATADLDSRAHDQLQRLAIAGRLLQGHFSPDYTFGSPVDVEWLADGDHLHLVQLRPYSV